From a single Bacteroidota bacterium genomic region:
- a CDS encoding GDP-L-fucose synthase has translation MNKTDKIFIAGYRGMVGSAVYRKLIAEGYTNVFGISSSELDLTNQLAVADFFAKHKPDYVFMAAAKVGGIVANNTYRAQFIYENLMIQNNVIHQCYVHNVKKMMFFGSSCIYPKMAPQPLKEEYLLTDTLEQTNEPYAIAKIAGIKMCEAYRAQYGCNFIAVMPTNLYGYNDNYHPQNSHVLPALIRRIHEAKEQNLPFIDVWGTGTPLREFLFVDDLAEAAYMLMLNYNEAQFLNIGSGTDISIKELALTIKDIIGYQGDIHFDTTKPDGTPRKLMDVAKINALGWKATTTLEKGIALAYNDFLKKHIER, from the coding sequence TTGAACAAAACAGATAAAATATTTATTGCCGGCTACAGAGGTATGGTTGGCTCTGCTGTTTACAGAAAATTAATAGCAGAAGGATACACCAATGTATTTGGCATTTCATCGTCAGAATTAGACTTAACCAATCAATTAGCTGTAGCTGATTTTTTTGCTAAGCATAAACCTGATTATGTTTTTATGGCTGCGGCTAAAGTAGGTGGTATTGTAGCCAATAATACTTACCGTGCACAGTTTATATACGAAAACCTGATGATTCAGAACAATGTGATTCATCAATGTTACGTACACAATGTAAAAAAAATGATGTTCTTTGGCTCTAGTTGTATTTACCCAAAAATGGCTCCTCAGCCGTTAAAAGAAGAATACTTATTAACTGACACCTTAGAACAAACCAATGAACCGTATGCCATAGCAAAAATTGCCGGCATAAAAATGTGTGAGGCATACCGGGCACAATATGGCTGTAATTTTATTGCTGTTATGCCAACCAATTTATATGGGTATAACGATAATTATCATCCGCAAAATAGCCACGTTTTACCCGCTCTTATCAGACGCATTCATGAAGCAAAAGAGCAAAACCTCCCTTTTATAGACGTTTGGGGAACAGGCACTCCATTGCGTGAGTTTTTGTTTGTAGATGATTTGGCTGAAGCAGCTTATATGCTCATGCTCAATTATAACGAAGCTCAGTTCTTAAATATTGGTTCTGGAACCGATATATCAATTAAAGAATTGGCTCTTACTATAAAAGACATTATTGGTTATCAGGGAGATATCCATTTTGATACTACGAAACCAGATGGAACTCCACGCAAACTAATGGATGTTGCTAAAATTAATGCCTTGGGCTGGAAAGCTACAACCACTCTTGAAAAAGGAATAGCACTGGCTTACAACGATTTCCTAAAAAAACACATCGAAAGATAA